A region of Beijerinckia sp. 28-YEA-48 DNA encodes the following proteins:
- a CDS encoding AGE family epimerase/isomerase, whose product MTDFNKMAAEARGWLLNSAIPLWLERGVDWKGYGYHESLSLDTVECSTAFKRLRVTTRQIYVFAAATRMGVTDARAALDHGLDFLLDKARHPDGGFASRFDLAGNIIDPTRDLYDLAFCLFAFAHAYSIRRDQALRDEARKLATFIATRMHHPHGGFHEALPISNNRRQNPHMHLLEAALEWRRLDDAAIFRDLCDEIIALFEQRFFSAPHGALIEHFDDTLVPAAGDLGRITEPGHHFEWIWLLDRYETEDSRRDQTRDLLYQFAITHGLDGSSGRLYGEVLTDGVVQTREARVWPHTEWLKAELVLPYDDKVERVSKAWRALRAFLASPVEGLWHERWLPHEGRFSHEPAPASSLYHLTLAIECFAEVAERDGVKCSD is encoded by the coding sequence GTGACAGACTTCAACAAGATGGCGGCCGAGGCCCGCGGCTGGCTGTTAAACAGCGCCATCCCGCTCTGGCTGGAACGCGGTGTGGACTGGAAGGGCTATGGCTATCACGAGAGCCTCAGCCTCGACACGGTGGAATGCTCCACAGCCTTCAAACGTCTTCGGGTGACGACGCGGCAGATCTATGTGTTTGCCGCTGCTACGCGCATGGGCGTTACCGACGCGCGCGCCGCGCTCGATCACGGGCTGGATTTCCTTTTGGATAAAGCACGCCATCCCGACGGCGGTTTTGCCAGCCGTTTCGATCTCGCCGGCAACATCATCGATCCAACCCGGGATCTCTACGATCTGGCTTTCTGTCTCTTCGCCTTCGCGCATGCCTATTCGATCCGGCGCGACCAGGCGCTGCGCGATGAAGCCCGCAAGCTGGCGACGTTTATTGCGACGCGCATGCATCATCCCCATGGCGGCTTTCACGAAGCCTTGCCGATCTCCAACAACCGACGCCAGAATCCTCATATGCATTTGCTTGAGGCCGCGCTTGAATGGCGGCGCCTCGACGATGCGGCGATTTTTCGCGATCTGTGCGATGAGATCATCGCGCTCTTCGAGCAGCGATTTTTCTCCGCGCCGCATGGCGCACTCATCGAGCATTTCGATGATACACTCGTCCCCGCCGCTGGCGATTTAGGACGCATCACGGAGCCTGGCCATCATTTCGAATGGATCTGGTTGCTAGATCGATACGAAACCGAGGACTCTCGGAGAGACCAGACCCGCGATCTTCTGTATCAATTCGCCATCACACACGGCCTTGATGGCAGCTCCGGCCGTTTATATGGCGAGGTCTTGACCGACGGGGTCGTGCAGACGCGCGAAGCGCGGGTATGGCCACACACCGAATGGCTCAAGGCCGAATTGGTCTTGCCCTATGATGACAAGGTCGAACGCGTTTCCAAAGCTTGGCGCGCCCTTCGCGCCTTTCTCGCAAGCCCGGTCGAAGGCCTTTGGCACGAGCGTTGGCTGCCGCATGAGGGACGGTTTTCTCACGAACCGGCCCCGGCCTCGTCCCTGTATCATTTGACATTGGCGATCGAGTGCTTCGCAGAGGTCGCCGAGCGGGACGGAGTGAAGTGCAGTGATTGA
- a CDS encoding LLM class flavin-dependent oxidoreductase produces the protein MNKKMRLAAYFNPTGHHVASWRHPRAQRDAHQNIEHYVEIARTAERAKFDMIFLADGNATRDADIEAISRSVQFVAHFEPITLLSALAMVTKNIGLTATASTTYNEPYNLARKFASLDHISHGRAGWNLVTSGQPAEAKNFGRDGVKEHSERYSRAREFAEVVQGLWDSWDDDAFVRDAESGLFFEPDRMHHLNHKGEHFKVRGPLNVPRPPQGYPVMVQAGASDEGRELAAQYAEAIFSPHLNIPAAKAYYDDVKGRMTAYNRDPDHLKVLPGISVVVAESDDKAAEDFNTLQSLIHPIVGREILSTMLGGADLTPYPLDEPLPDLPLTNASRGHFESIMAMARAENLTIRQLGERCAGARGKNSIHGSVKKVADYMEEWFAANACDGFCVMPPYISGQHDDFCNMVIPELQKRGLFRKEYEGATLRENLGLPRPPSRHSAKRQKP, from the coding sequence ATGAACAAGAAGATGAGGCTCGCGGCCTACTTCAATCCCACCGGGCATCATGTGGCGTCATGGCGCCATCCCCGGGCGCAGCGCGATGCTCATCAGAACATCGAGCATTATGTCGAAATCGCGCGGACGGCGGAGCGCGCCAAATTCGACATGATCTTCCTCGCCGACGGCAATGCGACGCGCGACGCTGATATCGAGGCGATCTCGCGCTCGGTCCAATTCGTCGCCCATTTCGAGCCGATCACTTTGCTATCGGCTCTCGCCATGGTGACGAAGAACATCGGCCTCACCGCAACTGCCTCCACCACCTATAACGAGCCTTATAACCTCGCCCGCAAATTCGCCTCCCTCGATCACATCAGCCACGGGCGTGCTGGCTGGAACCTGGTGACGTCGGGCCAGCCGGCGGAGGCTAAGAATTTCGGCCGTGATGGCGTCAAGGAACATTCGGAACGTTATTCGCGGGCGCGCGAATTCGCCGAAGTGGTGCAGGGGCTGTGGGACAGCTGGGATGACGACGCTTTCGTCCGCGACGCTGAAAGCGGCCTGTTCTTCGAGCCCGATCGCATGCATCATCTCAATCACAAGGGCGAGCATTTCAAGGTCCGTGGTCCGCTCAACGTGCCGCGTCCACCGCAAGGCTATCCGGTGATGGTGCAGGCCGGCGCTTCCGATGAAGGTCGTGAGCTTGCCGCCCAATACGCCGAGGCGATCTTCTCGCCGCATCTCAACATTCCGGCCGCCAAGGCTTATTACGACGACGTCAAGGGCCGCATGACGGCCTACAATCGCGATCCCGATCATCTAAAGGTCTTGCCGGGCATCAGCGTCGTCGTCGCCGAAAGCGACGACAAGGCCGCCGAGGATTTCAACACGCTGCAATCGCTCATCCATCCCATTGTCGGCCGCGAAATTCTCTCGACCATGCTGGGTGGCGCCGATCTGACGCCCTATCCGCTCGACGAGCCGCTGCCCGATCTGCCGCTGACCAATGCCAGCCGGGGCCATTTCGAGAGCATCATGGCGATGGCGCGCGCCGAGAATCTCACCATTCGCCAGCTCGGCGAGCGTTGCGCCGGCGCGCGCGGCAAGAATTCCATCCACGGCAGCGTCAAGAAGGTCGCCGACTATATGGAGGAATGGTTCGCCGCCAATGCCTGCGACGGCTTCTGCGTCATGCCGCCCTATATCTCCGGCCAGCACGACGATTTCTGCAACATGGTCATTCCCGAATTGCAGAAGCGCGGTCTGTTCCGCAAGGAATATGAAGGCGCGACCCTGCGCGAAAATCTCGGCCTGCCGCGCCCGCCGAGCCGTCACAGTGCTAAGCGGCAGAAGCCCTGA
- a CDS encoding class I SAM-dependent methyltransferase has protein sequence MEDKDIAALSELLRRRVDEHNRPLGGLSALLSDIDNIRLNSKVLASYIAELTYYQHIKSKPLLKQPQNIGISGRICREADFSSDWFLFWTDQLKYTPYLHRKVWEDAYALQCLWELGMFAKGKSGLGFAVGAEALPAYFVGQGAQIVATDLGADDSRAEGWRLTDQHASDIKPLWREQFGTWEQFSANCSYRPVDMTAIPADLNDKFDFCWSICAFEHLGSIEKGLQFVCNAMKTLKPGGAAVHTTEYNFDQTQTIDNWGTVLFQKKHFEILRERLEKQGDRLLAIDFEAGSGFFDSFVDVPPFPHQYMNDLNKPNSPHVKISVDGFPSTSIAIIAIRGS, from the coding sequence ATGGAAGATAAAGATATTGCGGCATTGAGTGAATTGCTGCGCAGAAGAGTCGACGAGCATAACCGGCCGCTCGGCGGTTTATCTGCTCTCTTGTCTGATATCGACAACATTCGATTGAACTCTAAAGTCCTTGCTTCGTATATCGCGGAACTAACCTATTATCAGCATATCAAATCCAAGCCGCTTTTAAAACAACCTCAGAACATAGGGATTTCCGGCCGAATTTGTCGAGAGGCAGACTTCTCGTCGGATTGGTTTTTATTCTGGACTGACCAGTTGAAGTATACCCCATATCTGCATCGCAAGGTTTGGGAGGATGCATATGCTCTTCAGTGTTTATGGGAACTTGGTATGTTCGCCAAAGGCAAGTCTGGTTTGGGATTTGCTGTCGGCGCGGAAGCGTTGCCCGCCTATTTCGTCGGGCAAGGTGCGCAAATTGTGGCGACGGATTTGGGGGCGGACGATTCGCGTGCCGAAGGGTGGCGTCTCACAGATCAACACGCCAGCGATATCAAGCCGCTTTGGCGCGAGCAGTTTGGGACGTGGGAGCAGTTCTCTGCCAATTGCAGCTATCGTCCTGTCGACATGACAGCCATTCCGGCTGATTTGAACGATAAATTTGATTTCTGCTGGTCCATTTGCGCTTTCGAACATCTCGGTTCGATCGAAAAAGGGCTTCAGTTCGTTTGCAACGCCATGAAGACATTGAAGCCGGGAGGCGCGGCGGTTCACACGACCGAATATAATTTCGATCAGACGCAAACGATCGACAATTGGGGCACGGTGCTTTTTCAGAAAAAGCATTTTGAAATATTGCGGGAGCGTCTTGAAAAGCAAGGCGACCGATTGCTTGCCATCGATTTTGAGGCTGGATCTGGCTTCTTTGACAGCTTTGTCGACGTGCCGCCATTTCCTCATCAATACATGAATGATCTCAATAAGCCGAATTCACCGCATGTGAAGATAAGCGTTGACGGCTTTCCGTCGACTTCGATTGCGATCATCGCAATCAGGGGATCTTAA
- a CDS encoding aryl-sulfate sulfotransferase yields the protein MLDTMWTRTGTLPITVRTSNARRREPGTVYFTTRPGGGAGPRTTVGWLIGVGPEGEIALERRFEGTSQDVRCLPNGKILFSQSMQGIIYEVNPDGSIHATWHSRDKWKDRTPPLRSVELPVNHTHHTVNVMPNGNFLILDAEQRSFDDWPSNSADRNAPRHRAAVVGDMVKEITREGRLVRAYHIFDLIDPYRITHGSFDNYWHHLGFPGTNDWSHANAVTYDPNDDCFVVSLRHQDCIIKFGRQDGRLRWILGNPSEWRDPWRQYLLKPDPSVRWQFHQHDCSVTGPGRILCFDNGNFRAGAFETPVDPTENFSRAVEFEIDEKSRTIRQIWQYGEERQPALFGCYQGGARRLPQTGNTLITFGGLCYDNGKPAGTHVGTRGCARLLEVTSDGEVVLDIEVDDRAAPEPRAFSAFRADHSPA from the coding sequence ATGCTGGACACCATGTGGACGCGAACGGGCACTTTGCCGATTACCGTCAGGACGTCCAACGCGCGGCGTCGCGAACCTGGCACGGTTTACTTCACCACCCGCCCCGGCGGCGGCGCTGGCCCGCGCACGACGGTCGGCTGGCTGATCGGGGTTGGACCTGAGGGTGAGATCGCGCTGGAGCGTCGCTTCGAGGGAACCTCGCAAGACGTGCGCTGCCTGCCCAATGGCAAAATTCTATTTTCCCAGTCGATGCAGGGCATCATTTACGAGGTGAACCCCGACGGTTCGATCCATGCCACCTGGCATTCCCGCGACAAGTGGAAGGATCGGACGCCGCCATTGCGCAGTGTCGAACTGCCGGTGAACCACACGCATCACACGGTGAATGTGATGCCGAACGGCAATTTCCTCATCCTCGATGCCGAGCAACGTTCTTTCGACGACTGGCCGTCGAACAGTGCCGATCGCAACGCGCCCCGCCACCGGGCCGCGGTCGTCGGCGATATGGTGAAGGAGATCACGCGTGAGGGTCGCCTGGTGCGCGCCTATCACATCTTCGATCTGATCGATCCCTATCGCATCACCCACGGCAGTTTCGACAACTATTGGCATCATCTCGGCTTTCCCGGCACCAATGATTGGTCGCATGCCAATGCGGTCACCTATGATCCCAACGACGATTGCTTTGTCGTGTCGCTGCGCCATCAGGATTGCATCATCAAATTCGGCCGCCAGGATGGACGGCTGCGCTGGATCCTCGGCAATCCCAGCGAATGGCGTGATCCCTGGCGGCAATATCTGCTCAAGCCTGACCCATCGGTGCGTTGGCAGTTCCATCAGCACGATTGCTCGGTGACTGGACCGGGCCGCATTCTGTGTTTCGACAATGGCAATTTCCGCGCTGGCGCATTCGAGACACCTGTCGATCCGACTGAGAACTTCAGCCGCGCTGTTGAATTCGAGATCGACGAGAAGAGCCGAACCATCAGGCAGATCTGGCAATATGGCGAGGAGCGCCAGCCGGCTCTGTTCGGCTGCTACCAGGGCGGCGCGCGGCGCCTGCCGCAAACCGGCAACACGCTGATCACCTTCGGCGGCCTGTGTTACGACAACGGCAAACCAGCCGGTACTCATGTCGGCACGCGTGGCTGTGCACGGCTCTTGGAAGTGACCTCGGACGGTGAGGTCGTTCTCGACATCGAAGTCGATGACAGGGCCGCACCGGAGCCGCGCGCGTTCTCAGCTTTTCGCGCCGATCACAGCCCGGCCTGA
- a CDS encoding tripartite tricarboxylate transporter substrate-binding protein: protein MRLVCSTRAWCALAATGFTALTVSTVLAVPAQAQDYFAGKQIRIILPGSTVDTGYGLYGMLASQYLSRFIPGNPTVVISYMPGGAGITALNYLASVAPKDGTAIAVVTQEVATNQARHMAGVRYDASKFKYIVRIAPNVPVHMVWHTAPVKTIADLKTTEVVTAAVGVGGVHNDIARAMNVLLGMKWKVISGYPGTNETRVSMERGETQATVSPAILFKEQLKDWLDQKKVRVIVQYSDFRHPMFPDVPTVVELAQDQEARDILTFMTSITTIGRGFAGPPDMNEKAYGIIRQAFVDMLQDKGYREDSEKRGAEILPMWGEEMSAYVNKIIATPHHIADRATAIAEGR from the coding sequence ATGCGTCTCGTTTGCAGCACACGGGCATGGTGCGCGCTCGCCGCGACCGGCTTCACAGCCTTGACTGTCTCAACTGTTTTGGCGGTGCCGGCCCAGGCGCAGGATTATTTCGCCGGTAAGCAGATCCGCATCATTCTCCCGGGCAGTACGGTCGACACGGGTTATGGCCTCTATGGGATGCTGGCGAGCCAGTATCTGAGCCGGTTCATTCCCGGCAATCCGACCGTGGTGATCAGCTATATGCCCGGCGGCGCTGGTATCACCGCGCTTAACTATCTCGCCAGCGTGGCGCCGAAAGACGGAACGGCCATTGCCGTGGTGACGCAGGAAGTGGCGACCAATCAAGCCCGCCATATGGCCGGCGTGCGCTACGATGCGAGCAAGTTCAAATATATCGTGCGCATCGCGCCGAATGTGCCGGTGCATATGGTCTGGCACACCGCGCCGGTTAAAACCATCGCGGATCTGAAGACGACCGAGGTCGTCACGGCGGCGGTCGGTGTCGGTGGCGTGCACAATGACATCGCCCGGGCGATGAATGTCCTTCTCGGCATGAAGTGGAAGGTGATCAGCGGCTATCCCGGCACCAACGAGACCCGCGTGTCGATGGAGCGGGGCGAGACCCAGGCCACCGTGTCGCCAGCCATTCTGTTCAAGGAACAACTCAAGGACTGGCTTGATCAGAAGAAGGTTCGCGTCATCGTGCAATATTCCGATTTTCGCCATCCGATGTTTCCGGATGTGCCAACGGTTGTCGAACTGGCGCAGGACCAGGAGGCGCGCGACATCCTCACTTTCATGACATCGATCACGACCATCGGTCGCGGTTTCGCCGGTCCGCCGGATATGAACGAGAAGGCCTATGGCATCATCCGCCAGGCTTTCGTCGATATGCTGCAGGACAAAGGGTATCGCGAGGATTCCGAAAAGCGCGGCGCTGAGATCCTGCCCATGTGGGGCGAGGAGATGAGCGCCTATGTCAACAAGATCATCGCCACCCCGCACCATATCGCCGACCGCGCGACCGCCATCGCCGAAGGCCGATGA
- the rfaE1 gene encoding D-glycero-beta-D-manno-heptose-7-phosphate kinase: protein MREITEHLHQVTIVVLGDLMLDRYLVGDVERISPEAPVPVLRWSSERETAGGAGNVALNIASLGAHARLIGIVGDDEEGRRLARILQSAGVASDLVVDTQAPTVSKTRVLAGHQQLLRIDQEIICEPHQQVEAAILAKLSAAISDADALIIADYAKGCLSDSILRKAIALGKQADIPIIVDPKRFDFTAYAGATYIKPNRKELSLATKIDCSIPENIHAASQNVIAITGSNILLTRSEDGMSFYGTDGHDLHLPTEAVEVFDVSGAGDTVAACFTLGIATGATISGAMRFANVAAGIVVGKTGTATVTIAEILAAESAAAPTDTLPRGALASWEGAKAVREQWKSEGLSVGFTNGCFDLLHPGHISLLQGAAAHCDRLIVALNTDASVSRLKGPSRPVQSEAARAEVMGAIKGVDLVVLFDQETPLEIIRLLVPDVLVKGADYAEEAIVGNEIVKAAGGRVERIELRQGQSTTKLIGRANDKSGAKLAVDLN from the coding sequence ATGCGCGAAATCACTGAACACCTGCATCAAGTCACAATCGTTGTCCTCGGCGATCTCATGCTCGATCGCTATCTCGTTGGGGACGTCGAGCGCATATCGCCGGAAGCCCCCGTTCCTGTCCTGCGTTGGTCGTCGGAACGCGAAACGGCCGGCGGCGCCGGCAATGTCGCGTTGAACATTGCTTCGCTTGGCGCGCACGCACGCCTCATTGGCATTGTCGGCGACGATGAGGAAGGCCGGCGCCTTGCCCGCATTCTTCAATCGGCTGGTGTCGCTTCCGATCTCGTCGTCGACACGCAAGCGCCGACAGTTTCGAAGACACGCGTGCTTGCCGGGCATCAGCAGCTGCTGCGGATCGATCAGGAAATCATCTGCGAGCCTCATCAACAAGTCGAGGCTGCCATTTTGGCGAAACTGTCGGCCGCAATCTCCGATGCGGATGCCTTGATCATCGCCGATTACGCGAAAGGATGCCTGTCAGACAGCATCCTTCGAAAGGCGATTGCCTTAGGCAAGCAGGCCGACATCCCGATCATCGTCGATCCCAAGCGTTTCGATTTTACCGCCTATGCTGGCGCCACCTATATCAAGCCGAATCGGAAAGAGTTGTCGCTCGCCACAAAGATTGATTGCTCGATACCCGAAAACATCCATGCGGCCAGCCAAAACGTCATTGCAATCACGGGCTCGAATATTCTTTTGACCCGCTCGGAAGACGGCATGTCGTTCTATGGAACCGACGGCCACGACTTACACCTGCCGACGGAAGCGGTCGAAGTCTTCGATGTCTCGGGCGCCGGCGATACGGTTGCCGCCTGCTTCACTTTGGGCATTGCCACGGGCGCCACCATTAGCGGTGCGATGCGCTTTGCCAATGTTGCCGCCGGCATTGTCGTTGGCAAGACCGGCACGGCAACAGTCACGATCGCGGAAATATTGGCGGCGGAATCCGCTGCTGCGCCCACGGACACTCTCCCACGCGGCGCGCTGGCGTCGTGGGAAGGGGCCAAGGCTGTCCGTGAGCAGTGGAAAAGCGAAGGTCTGTCGGTTGGCTTCACGAACGGCTGCTTCGATCTTCTGCATCCGGGACACATCTCGCTGTTGCAGGGCGCAGCAGCCCATTGCGATCGCCTGATCGTCGCCTTGAACACCGACGCCTCCGTCTCCCGGCTCAAAGGCCCGTCGCGCCCCGTCCAATCGGAAGCGGCGCGCGCCGAAGTGATGGGGGCTATCAAAGGTGTCGATCTCGTCGTGCTGTTTGATCAAGAAACCCCTCTTGAGATTATTCGGTTGCTGGTGCCCGATGTTCTGGTGAAGGGCGCCGACTATGCGGAAGAGGCCATTGTCGGTAACGAGATCGTCAAAGCCGCCGGCGGTCGCGTCGAAAGAATCGAACTGCGGCAGGGGCAGTCGACGACCAAGCTCATTGGGCGAGCCAACGATAAATCGGGCGCCAAATTGGCGGTGGATCTGAACTAA
- a CDS encoding HAD family hydrolase, which produces MIETGKAGAALKGAVFFDRDGVLNVDKGYVYRPEDFEWIPGAQKAIQLAQDAGYYTFVVTNQSGVARGFYQEDDIHRLHQWMNAELARSGAEITAFYHCPFHSEGSVEAYIVADHPDRKPNPGMILRAIEEWHLDPKMCVLIGDKTSDIEAASRAHVEGLLFDGSNLQTVVERWLDRQAD; this is translated from the coding sequence GTGATTGAAACGGGTAAAGCTGGCGCTGCCTTAAAGGGCGCGGTGTTTTTTGATCGCGACGGCGTCTTGAATGTCGACAAGGGCTATGTCTATCGCCCCGAGGACTTCGAGTGGATACCGGGCGCCCAGAAAGCGATCCAGCTCGCCCAGGATGCCGGCTATTATACCTTTGTGGTCACCAACCAATCCGGCGTCGCCCGCGGCTTCTACCAAGAAGACGATATACACCGGTTGCATCAATGGATGAACGCCGAGCTCGCCCGCTCTGGCGCGGAAATCACGGCTTTCTATCATTGCCCTTTCCATTCGGAAGGCAGTGTCGAGGCATATATCGTTGCCGATCATCCGGATCGAAAGCCCAACCCCGGCATGATCCTAAGGGCGATCGAGGAGTGGCATCTCGATCCGAAGATGTGCGTGCTGATCGGCGATAAGACGTCAGATATCGAAGCCGCGTCGCGCGCCCATGTCGAAGGCCTGTTGTTCGACGGCTCGAACTTGCAGACCGTTGTCGAACGCTGGCTGGACAGGCAGGCCGACTAA
- a CDS encoding sensor domain-containing diguanylate cyclase gives MPLQNVHDIVSKSPDDRSFRTIRILAVLAGLGLLAFFSHVLIDSRRDTLRFAAQADANLARAIAQDIAMAFESYDLSLKGARLALTEPDLSSAAEIVRQFALFDHSANARYLNRMAIVNVDGRIVADSHRSNPLPTDNLSDQEFFTYQRDATDDALFVSKPLQLRLDNGEWSTVLSRRIIRPDGTFGGIVISSLNLSYFQAMFLNLDMGDQSTFSIIGTDRTIFSRQPFRLREIGSKLGENELFKHYPAKQIGSFERVSMSDQVERIYTYARIPNLPLIVVVSSAKARILAGWHQKAMIMASVLTMLMLALVAAGMLLSREFRLRRRAEMKMTALATRLAYMATRDSLTALANRRSFDDTAAKEWKRAMRDQLPFTLLLIDIDNFKTYNDEYGHLRGDDALISVAACIRKNLKRPADFAARYGGEEFVILLPDTDQSGGHIIAEDIRRSIEIAHLANGAPKAVTASIGITTVVPAHSLPFANAFAAADSALYCAKRLGRNRIEYRDCDLPADKIRASAA, from the coding sequence ATGCCGTTGCAAAATGTTCACGACATCGTTTCGAAATCTCCGGACGACCGCTCATTTCGCACCATCCGCATCCTTGCCGTTCTGGCGGGGCTCGGCCTGCTTGCGTTCTTTTCCCATGTCCTGATCGATTCACGCCGCGATACCCTGCGATTTGCCGCGCAGGCCGATGCCAATCTGGCACGCGCCATAGCCCAGGATATCGCCATGGCATTCGAGAGCTATGACCTCTCGTTGAAAGGCGCGCGGCTTGCGCTTACCGAGCCCGATCTATCCAGTGCAGCTGAAATCGTGCGGCAGTTCGCGCTTTTCGATCATTCAGCCAATGCGCGCTATCTCAACCGCATGGCGATCGTGAATGTCGACGGTCGGATCGTCGCCGATTCCCATCGCAGCAATCCGCTTCCCACTGACAACCTGTCGGACCAGGAATTTTTTACATATCAGCGCGACGCCACCGACGATGCGCTCTTCGTCAGCAAACCATTGCAGCTGCGTCTCGATAATGGCGAGTGGTCGACCGTGTTGAGCCGGCGGATCATCCGGCCCGATGGCACATTCGGTGGCATCGTCATCAGCAGCTTGAACTTAAGCTATTTCCAGGCAATGTTTCTGAATCTCGATATGGGCGATCAAAGCACGTTCTCCATCATCGGCACCGATCGCACGATCTTCTCGCGCCAGCCATTCCGGCTGCGGGAGATCGGCAGCAAGCTCGGCGAGAACGAGCTGTTCAAACACTATCCGGCCAAGCAAATCGGCAGCTTCGAAAGAGTGTCGATGTCAGATCAGGTCGAACGCATATACACCTATGCGCGTATCCCCAATCTGCCGTTGATCGTGGTCGTCAGTTCAGCCAAAGCGCGCATTCTGGCTGGATGGCACCAGAAGGCCATGATCATGGCCTCGGTGCTCACAATGCTTATGCTCGCGCTGGTGGCGGCTGGCATGCTGCTGTCTCGGGAGTTTCGTCTGCGCCGCCGCGCCGAGATGAAGATGACCGCGCTCGCCACGCGCCTGGCCTATATGGCGACCCGCGACAGCCTGACGGCCTTGGCGAACCGCCGGTCGTTCGATGATACCGCGGCGAAGGAGTGGAAACGCGCCATGCGCGATCAGCTGCCGTTCACGCTGCTGCTCATCGATATCGACAATTTCAAAACCTACAATGACGAGTACGGCCATCTGCGCGGCGACGATGCGTTGATTTCGGTCGCCGCCTGTATCCGTAAAAATCTCAAACGCCCCGCGGATTTCGCGGCGCGCTACGGCGGCGAGGAATTCGTTATTCTCTTGCCCGATACCGATCAATCGGGCGGGCATATCATCGCCGAGGATATCCGGCGTTCGATCGAGATCGCGCATCTGGCCAATGGCGCGCCGAAGGCCGTCACGGCCAGCATCGGCATCACGACCGTCGTTCCCGCGCACAGCCTGCCGTTCGCCAATGCCTTCGCGGCCGCCGACAGCGCGCTCTATTGCGCCAAGAGGTTAGGCCGCAACCGCATTGAATACCGCGATTGCGACCTTCCCGCTGACAAGATCAGGGCTTCTGCCGCTTAG
- a CDS encoding N-acetyltransferase has translation MLIRDEQPDDIAAIHHVVEAAFGQAVEAALVDQLRAAGDSVISLVAIEEEAVVGHVMFSRMTAPFKALGLAPVAVLPQWQGRGIGSALIREGLKRAAAEAWPEAWSEPWQAVFVLGDPAYYRRFGFDVARASGFISPYAGPYLMLLTLRDDVLAREGRIDYAPAFAALG, from the coding sequence ATGCTGATCAGAGATGAGCAACCAGACGATATCGCCGCCATTCACCATGTGGTCGAAGCAGCCTTCGGACAAGCGGTGGAGGCGGCGCTCGTCGATCAGCTCCGTGCCGCCGGCGACAGCGTGATCTCGCTGGTCGCGATTGAAGAAGAGGCCGTGGTCGGACACGTCATGTTCTCAAGAATGACGGCCCCCTTCAAAGCGCTGGGCCTGGCCCCCGTGGCTGTGCTGCCGCAGTGGCAGGGCCGCGGCATCGGCAGTGCGTTGATCCGCGAAGGCTTGAAACGGGCGGCCGCGGAAGCATGGCCAGAGGCTTGGTCCGAACCTTGGCAAGCTGTCTTCGTGCTCGGTGATCCGGCCTATTATCGCCGCTTCGGCTTTGATGTAGCGCGGGCCAGCGGTTTCATTTCGCCCTATGCCGGGCCATATCTGATGCTGCTGACGCTCAGGGACGATGTGCTGGCGCGCGAAGGGCGTATCGATTATGCGCCGGCCTTCGCCGCGCTGGGTTAG